One stretch of Bombus affinis isolate iyBomAffi1 chromosome 4, iyBomAffi1.2, whole genome shotgun sequence DNA includes these proteins:
- the LOC126915209 gene encoding G-patch domain and KOW motifs-containing protein-like — protein sequence MAEEGKKISFGFAKSIKKPVLKNAILQEKKKVDYIECLDEKGIKVIGEEEKKDEPLIIPLLGSKTWHDRIVNKIDANIFLPKADKEKIGDASVNEAKSKLSNGKTSPIISIKKEPVEDSENKVVTLEEQATKEIIEELKSKNKYETKTNDLTLPLVEDESLRGKEQSTLEDYEKIPIDAFGVAMLRGMGWQPGKGIG from the exons atggcagaagaaggaaagaagatttccttcggttttgcgaaatctattaagaaacctgtgttaaaaaatgctattctacaagaaaagaagaaagttgattacattgaatgccttgatgagaaaggtattaaagtaatagg tgaggaagaaaaaaaagatgaacctctaattattccattactaggttcaaaaacctggcatgatagaattgttaataaaatagatgcaaacattttccttccgaaggcagataaggaaaagataggagacgctagtgttaacgaggcaaaatcaaagctatctaatggaaaaacatcgccaataatatcaataaagaaagagccagttgaagatagtgaaaataaagttgttactttagaagagcaagcgacaaaggaaatcattgaggaacttaagtcaaagaataaatatgaaactaaaacaaatgatttaactttacctttagtagaagatgaatcattaagaggcaaagaacag tctacgttagaagattatgaaaaaattcctattgatgcttttggtgtagcaatgttacggggaatgggatggcaaccaggaaagggaattggttga
- the LOC126915204 gene encoding katanin p60 ATPase-containing subunit A-like 2: protein MKFQKYPILCKKITEKEIKTREMTNANKVKQTRSESVSGSVEGRNAQQKMRGDATDDINLAMTVTPISANENYGSSSQELFNVSMEQFRQSKISNCARHLYIDNPELQKIAEDILSEIILKKFNVYWDNIAGLEECKSAIKDAIVYPLKYPILFKGPFAPCKSILLYGPPGTGKTMLAKAVATECQCNFFNITASSLVDKWRGDSEKYIRVLFELAYNNSPTIIFIDEIDCIGTNKRVKYTLSKFAKTFRSELLFRLDKLVINRNSDVVLLAASNCPWDIDAALRRRLEKNIYVSLPNEVTRFDMFKLYLSNRLLENMDIVSHIIKSTEKYSCADIKLLCTQAWQLEMNPMFKRLEERETSITTLKYELKNYKIIAKLLKKMSPTVTNVDRYEEWKKCVCQDKIF from the exons atgaaattccaaaaatatcctatattgtgcaagaaaataactgaaaaggaaataaagacgagggaaatgacaaatgcgaacaaagt caaacaaacgagaagtgagtctgtatctgggtctgtggaagggaggaatgcacaacagaagatgaggggtgatgctacggatgatattaatcttgcaatgacagtgacaccaATTTCTGCCAATGAAAACTATGGATCTTCATCACAAGagctatttaacgtctcaatggaacaattcaggcaatcaaagatatcaaactgTGCTCGGCacctttatatagacaatccagAATTGCAgaagattgctgaagacattttatcc gaaatcatactgaaaaaatttaatgtatattgggacaacattgcaggcctagaggaatgtaaatctgccatTAAGGATGCCATTGTGTATCCCCTTAAATACCCTATCTTGTTTAAAGGCCCATTTGCTCCCTGTAAAAGTATTCTGCTATATggaccacctggtacag ggaagacgatgttggcgaaggcagtcgcaacagaatgccaatgcaacttttttaacataacggccagctcattggtggacaaatggagaggtgattccgagaagtatatccgt gttttatttgaacttgcctataataattcgccaacaattatttttatcgacgagattgactgcaTAGGAACAAATAAAAGAGTAAAGTATACATTGTCTAAATTTGCAAAGacattcagatcagaacttctttttaGATTGGATAAATTAGTAATTAACAGAAATTCtgatgtagttcttttggccgcatctaattgcccttg ggatatTGATGCAGCATTACGCAGACGCCTTGAAAAGaatatatacgtatcattaccaaacgaagttactcgatttgatatgttcaaattataccttagcaaccgattattagagaatatggatattgtgagtcacataataaaatctactgaaaaatattcttgtgcggatataaaattgctttgtacgCAAGCATGGCAGCTAGAAATGAATCCAATGTTTAAAAGActtgaagaaagagaaacatctattacgactttgaaatatgaattaaagaattataaaataatagcaaaattgttaaaaaaaatgtcacctacagttacgaatgtggatagatatgaagagTGGAAAAAATGTGTATGCCAAGacaagatattttaa